A genome region from Pristis pectinata isolate sPriPec2 chromosome 4, sPriPec2.1.pri, whole genome shotgun sequence includes the following:
- the LOC127569605 gene encoding forkhead box protein I1-ema-like encodes MSSFDLQTQSPPRCSPQFPSIGQEPPEMNIFCENFFHQQNAQRPPNYDIEDYSSSANPYLWLNGPSMNSSSYLSGANTSPFIPQSYGMPRQFLPNNTGLGGSDLGWLSIPNQEELLKLVRPPYSYSALIAMAIHGAPDKRLTLSQIYQYVADNFPFYNKSKAGWQNSIRHNLSLNDCFKKVPRDEDDPGKGNYWTLDPNCEKMFDNGNFRRKRKRKSDPNSSAGNIGTEKSDDSSQKPPQSPGLMDNSSTKTGTSPEKKSPTPISTPCLSNFISSMSTYNNPIGGRQASLGLVNDASQNMMGFSSYSPSSNILSQSGSEWSDPGPSNRYGYSSVLNQFNNHFYNSINANSLLFSREGTEA; translated from the exons ATGAGTTCCTTCGATCTGCAGACACAGTCACCCCCTCGCTGTAGCCCCCAGTTCCCCAGCATTGGTCAAGAGCCTCCAGAGATGAACATCTTCTGCGAGAACTTCTTCCACCAGCAGAATGCGCAGAGACCACCTAACTATGACATTGAGGACTACAGCTCAAGTGCCAACCCCTACCTCTGGTTAAACGGACCATCCATGAACTCCTCATCATACCTGTCGGGAGCGAACACCAGCCCTTTCATCCCCCAGTCTTACGGGATGCCAAGACAGttcctacccaacaacactggtTTGGGAGGATCAGACCTTGGGTGGCTATCCATCCCCAACCAGGAAGAGCTTCTGAAGCTGGTGAGACCACCTTACTCCTACTCAGCTCTGATCGCAATGGCAATCCATGGGGCACCAGATAAGAGACTGACCCTGAGTCAAATCTATCAGTACGTGGCTGACAACTTCCCTTTCTATAACAAGAGTAAAGCCGGGTGGCAGAATTCCATCAGAcacaacctgtccctcaatgACTGTTTCAAAAAAGTCCCCAGAGATGAGGATGATCCAG GTAAAGGAAATTACTGGACATTGGACCCTAACTGTGAAAAAATGTTTGACAATGGAAACTTTCGGCGCAAGAGAAAAAGGAAGTCAGATCCCAATTCCAGTGCAGGCAATATTGGCACTGAAAAGTCCGATGACAGCAGCCAAAAGCCACCCCAAAGCCCAGGGCTCATGGACAACTCCTCCACTAAGACAGGAACCTCTCCTGAAAAGAAATCTCCGACTCCGATCTCCACTCCCTGCCTCAGCAACTTCATATCCAGTATGTCCACCTATAACAATCCTATAGGCGGGAGGCAGGCTTCTCTTGGATTGGTTAATGATGCTTCCCAGAACATGATGGGGTTCAGCTCGTACTCACCTTCCAGTAACATCCTGAGCCAATCTGGGTCAGAGTGGTCTGACCCAGGGCCGTCAAATCGTTATGGCTATTCTTCAGTGCTGAACCAGTTCAACAACCACTTCTACAACAGCATCAATGCAAACAGTTTGCTGTTCTCCAGAGAAGGGACAGAGGCATGA